A genomic window from Oceanobacillus timonensis includes:
- a CDS encoding metal-sensitive transcriptional regulator has translation MGKTAEHMNPIEQKKMCCVEEGEDPNAYMPDELQRNLMNRMSRIEGQVKGVKRMIDRNVYCDDILTQMSAVQSALHSVSRLLLESHINTCVMDRLENKDPEIVEEFMTTISKMIK, from the coding sequence ATGGGAAAGACTGCTGAACATATGAATCCAATAGAACAGAAGAAAATGTGCTGTGTAGAAGAAGGAGAAGATCCCAATGCATATATGCCCGATGAACTCCAACGAAATTTAATGAATCGCATGAGTCGAATCGAAGGACAGGTGAAAGGTGTTAAACGTATGATTGACCGCAATGTATATTGTGATGATATCTTAACGCAAATGTCGGCGGTACAATCTGCTTTACATTCTGTTTCAAGGCTGCTTTTAGAAAGCCATATAAACACCTGTGTAATGGACAGATTAGAGAATAAGGATCCAGAAATTGTGGAAGAATTTATGACAACCATCTCAAAAATGATAAAATAA
- the copZ gene encoding copper chaperone CopZ, with protein MENKTLNVQGMSCGHCVQSIEGNVGELNGVESVKVHLEDGKVDVSFDSEQVGLKEITEVIEEQGYDVA; from the coding sequence ATGGAAAATAAAACACTCAATGTACAAGGAATGTCTTGCGGTCATTGCGTTCAATCTATTGAAGGGAATGTAGGAGAATTGAATGGAGTGGAATCCGTCAAAGTACATTTAGAAGATGGAAAAGTAGACGTATCTTTTGATTCAGAACAAGTCGGTTTAAAAGAAATTACAGAAGTAATCGAAGAACAAGGCTATGATGTTGCTTAA